A portion of the Camelus ferus isolate YT-003-E chromosome 16, BCGSAC_Cfer_1.0, whole genome shotgun sequence genome contains these proteins:
- the TMC8 gene encoding transmembrane channel-like protein 8 isoform X2: MLRQWSVQGEQAPGEPEPEHAGEELWEQEMKRLHSSQEPVRVLPYAMVDKRFIRQLREPEGVKTSCWQQWRRRQETAGRRLGEAAQRLARGCGLWEGALYEIGGLFGTGIQSYFTFLRFLLLLNLLTLLLTTSLVVLPLVWLHPPDPGPALNFTLQCPGDLQSQTGVPKFHNQLWNILTGRAFNNTYLFYGAYRARPESSSAYSVRLAYLLSPLACLLLCFCGVLQRMVKGLPQKLFLGQDYRSPLSAKVFSSWDFCIQGQDAATIKKHEISNEFKVELEEGRHFLLVRQQTRAQRAYRLLTYVRVNVLIGLLVAGAISAIFWATKYSQDNKEESLFLLLQYLPPGVIALVNFLGPLLFVFLVQLENYPPNMEVNLTLIWCVVLKLASLGMFSFSLGQTVLCVGRNRTSCESYGYNACDYQCWENSVGEELYKLSIFNFLLTVAVTFLVSLPRRLLVERFSGRFWAWLDREEFLVPKNVLDIVEGQTVTWMGLFYCPLLPLLNSVFIFLTFYMKKYTLLRNSRASLRRFRASSSTFFFQLVLLLGLLLATVPLGYVVSSIRSSWDCGLFTNYSAPWQVVPELVALRLLPPGQRILHYLGSQAFSFPLLVLLSLVLTVCVSQSQANARAIRGLRKQLVWQVQEKWHLVDDLSRLLPEPGPGDSLRPESPLSRSSRPRSFCPGFPCPGSPGSRSPRPGPSLKDPTELRGVPVAAHRFRFPSGSKL, from the exons ATGCTGCGGCAGTGGTCGGTGCAGGGGGAGCAGGCCCCCGGGGAGCCAGAACCTGAGCATGCGGGTGAGGAGCTGTGGGAGCAGGAGATGAAGCGACTGCACTCCTCCCAGGAGCCCGTGCGGGTGTTGCCCTACGCCATGGTGGACAAGCGCTTCATCCG GCAGCTGCGGGAGCCCGAGGGGGTGAAGACCTCATGCTGGCAGCAGTGGCGCCGCAGGCAGGAGACTGCAGGACGGCGCCTAGGGGAGGCAGCACAGCGGCTGGCCCGGGGctgtgggctctgggagggggcTCTCTATGAGATTGGGG GCCTCTTCGGCACCGGAATTCAGTCCTACTTCACCTTCCTtcgcttcctgctgctgctgaacCTGCTGACCCTGCTTCTGACCACAAGCCTCGTAGTGCTGCCTCTGGTCTGGCTCCACCCCCCTGACCCAGGACCTGCCCTGAACTTCA CCCTCCAGTGTCCTGGTGACCTCCAGTCCCAGACTGGTGTTCCCAAGTTCCACAATCAACTCTGGAATATTTTAACTGGCAGG GCCTTCAACAACACCTATCTCTTCTATGGCGCGTACCGAGCGCGGCCTGAGAGCAGCTCGGCGTACAGCGTCCGCCTGGCCTACCTCCTGAGCCCACTGGCCTGCCTGCTCCTCTGCTTCTGTGGGGTTCTGCAGCG gatGGTGAAGGGGCTGCCACAGAAGCTGTTCCTGGGTCAGGACTACAGGTCGCCTCTCAGTGCCAAGGTCTTCTCCTCCTGGGACTTCTGTATCCAGGGGCAGGACGCAGCCACCATCAAGAAACACGAGATCAGCAACGAGTTCAAG gtggagctggaggaggggcggCACTTCCTGCTGGTGCGGCAGCAGACCCGGGCCCAGAGGGCCTACCGCCTGCTCACCTACGTGCGGGTCAATGTCCTCATCGGGCTTCTGGTGGCTGGAGCCATCAGCGCCATCTTCTGGGCCACCAAGTACTCGCAGGACAACAAGGAG GAGTCCCTGTTTCTGCTGCTTCAGTACCTGCCCCCTGGGGTCATCGCCCTGGTCAACTTTCTGGGTcccttgctgtttgttttcctggTCCAGCTAGAGAACTACCCTCCCAACATGGAGGTCAACCTCACCCTCATCTG GTGCGTGGTCCTGAAGCTGGCCAGCCTGGGAATGTTCTCCTTCTCGCTGGGCCAGACCGTGCTGTGCGTCGGCAGAAACAGGACCAGCTGTGAGTCCTACGGCTACAACGCCTGTGACTACCAG TGCTGGGAGAACTCAGTGGGAGAGGAGCTGTACAAACTCAGCATCTTCAACTTCCTCCTCACGGTGGCCGTCACCTTCCTTGTCAGCCTGCCTAGGAG gctgctgGTGGAGCGGTTCTCAGGCCGGTTCTGGGCCTGGCTGGACCGGGAGGAGTTCCTAGTACCCAAGAACGTGCTGGACATTGTGGAGGGGCAGACGGTCACCTGGATGGGCCTCTTCTActgccccctgctgcccctgctcaACAGCGTCTTCATCTTCCTCACCTTCTACATGAAGAAG TACACGCTGCTGAGGAACTCCAGGGCGTCCCTTCGGCGATTCCGAGCCTCCAGCTCCACCTTCTTCTTCCAACTGGTGCTCCTCCTGGGCCTGCTCCTGGCCACCGTGCCCCTGGGCTATGTGGTCAGCAG CATCCGCTCCTCCTGGGACTGCGGCCTCTTCACCAACTACTCGGCCCCCTGGCAGGTGGTCCCAGAGCTGGTGGCCCTCCGGCTCCTGCCCCCGGGCCAGCGCATCCTTCACTACCTCGGCTCCCAAGCCTTCAGCTTCCCCCTCCTCGTACTGCTCAG CCTTGTCCTGACCGTGTGCGTCTCCCAGTCCCAGGCCAATGCGAGGGCCATCCGGGGGCTCCGGAAGCAGCTGGTGTGG caagtCCAGGAGAAGTGGCACCTAGTGGATGACCTGTCGCGACTGCTGCCGGAGCCGGGCCCCGGCGATTCTCTAAGACCCGAGTCCCCTCTCTCCCGAAGTTCGCGCCCGCGGTCCTTCTGCCCCGGATTCCCGTGCCCAGGTTCCCCGGGATCCAGGTCCCCCAGGCCCGGGCCCTCCCTCAAGGATCCCACAGAGTTGCGAGGTGTCCCGGTCGCTGCCCATAGATTCCGCTTCCCCAGCGGTTCGAAGCTATAG
- the TMC8 gene encoding transmembrane channel-like protein 8 isoform X1: protein MLRQWSVQGEQAPGEPEPEHAGEELWEQEMKRLHSSQEPVRVLPYAMVDKRFIRQLREPEGVKTSCWQQWRRRQETAGRRLGEAAQRLARGCGLWEGALYEIGGLFGTGIQSYFTFLRFLLLLNLLTLLLTTSLVVLPLVWLHPPDPGPALNFTALQCPGDLQSQTGVPKFHNQLWNILTGRAFNNTYLFYGAYRARPESSSAYSVRLAYLLSPLACLLLCFCGVLQRMVKGLPQKLFLGQDYRSPLSAKVFSSWDFCIQGQDAATIKKHEISNEFKVELEEGRHFLLVRQQTRAQRAYRLLTYVRVNVLIGLLVAGAISAIFWATKYSQDNKEESLFLLLQYLPPGVIALVNFLGPLLFVFLVQLENYPPNMEVNLTLIWCVVLKLASLGMFSFSLGQTVLCVGRNRTSCESYGYNACDYQCWENSVGEELYKLSIFNFLLTVAVTFLVSLPRRLLVERFSGRFWAWLDREEFLVPKNVLDIVEGQTVTWMGLFYCPLLPLLNSVFIFLTFYMKKYTLLRNSRASLRRFRASSSTFFFQLVLLLGLLLATVPLGYVVSSIRSSWDCGLFTNYSAPWQVVPELVALRLLPPGQRILHYLGSQAFSFPLLVLLSLVLTVCVSQSQANARAIRGLRKQLVWQVQEKWHLVDDLSRLLPEPGPGDSLRPESPLSRSSRPRSFCPGFPCPGSPGSRSPRPGPSLKDPTELRGVPVAAHRFRFPSGSKL from the exons ATGCTGCGGCAGTGGTCGGTGCAGGGGGAGCAGGCCCCCGGGGAGCCAGAACCTGAGCATGCGGGTGAGGAGCTGTGGGAGCAGGAGATGAAGCGACTGCACTCCTCCCAGGAGCCCGTGCGGGTGTTGCCCTACGCCATGGTGGACAAGCGCTTCATCCG GCAGCTGCGGGAGCCCGAGGGGGTGAAGACCTCATGCTGGCAGCAGTGGCGCCGCAGGCAGGAGACTGCAGGACGGCGCCTAGGGGAGGCAGCACAGCGGCTGGCCCGGGGctgtgggctctgggagggggcTCTCTATGAGATTGGGG GCCTCTTCGGCACCGGAATTCAGTCCTACTTCACCTTCCTtcgcttcctgctgctgctgaacCTGCTGACCCTGCTTCTGACCACAAGCCTCGTAGTGCTGCCTCTGGTCTGGCTCCACCCCCCTGACCCAGGACCTGCCCTGAACTTCA CAGCCCTCCAGTGTCCTGGTGACCTCCAGTCCCAGACTGGTGTTCCCAAGTTCCACAATCAACTCTGGAATATTTTAACTGGCAGG GCCTTCAACAACACCTATCTCTTCTATGGCGCGTACCGAGCGCGGCCTGAGAGCAGCTCGGCGTACAGCGTCCGCCTGGCCTACCTCCTGAGCCCACTGGCCTGCCTGCTCCTCTGCTTCTGTGGGGTTCTGCAGCG gatGGTGAAGGGGCTGCCACAGAAGCTGTTCCTGGGTCAGGACTACAGGTCGCCTCTCAGTGCCAAGGTCTTCTCCTCCTGGGACTTCTGTATCCAGGGGCAGGACGCAGCCACCATCAAGAAACACGAGATCAGCAACGAGTTCAAG gtggagctggaggaggggcggCACTTCCTGCTGGTGCGGCAGCAGACCCGGGCCCAGAGGGCCTACCGCCTGCTCACCTACGTGCGGGTCAATGTCCTCATCGGGCTTCTGGTGGCTGGAGCCATCAGCGCCATCTTCTGGGCCACCAAGTACTCGCAGGACAACAAGGAG GAGTCCCTGTTTCTGCTGCTTCAGTACCTGCCCCCTGGGGTCATCGCCCTGGTCAACTTTCTGGGTcccttgctgtttgttttcctggTCCAGCTAGAGAACTACCCTCCCAACATGGAGGTCAACCTCACCCTCATCTG GTGCGTGGTCCTGAAGCTGGCCAGCCTGGGAATGTTCTCCTTCTCGCTGGGCCAGACCGTGCTGTGCGTCGGCAGAAACAGGACCAGCTGTGAGTCCTACGGCTACAACGCCTGTGACTACCAG TGCTGGGAGAACTCAGTGGGAGAGGAGCTGTACAAACTCAGCATCTTCAACTTCCTCCTCACGGTGGCCGTCACCTTCCTTGTCAGCCTGCCTAGGAG gctgctgGTGGAGCGGTTCTCAGGCCGGTTCTGGGCCTGGCTGGACCGGGAGGAGTTCCTAGTACCCAAGAACGTGCTGGACATTGTGGAGGGGCAGACGGTCACCTGGATGGGCCTCTTCTActgccccctgctgcccctgctcaACAGCGTCTTCATCTTCCTCACCTTCTACATGAAGAAG TACACGCTGCTGAGGAACTCCAGGGCGTCCCTTCGGCGATTCCGAGCCTCCAGCTCCACCTTCTTCTTCCAACTGGTGCTCCTCCTGGGCCTGCTCCTGGCCACCGTGCCCCTGGGCTATGTGGTCAGCAG CATCCGCTCCTCCTGGGACTGCGGCCTCTTCACCAACTACTCGGCCCCCTGGCAGGTGGTCCCAGAGCTGGTGGCCCTCCGGCTCCTGCCCCCGGGCCAGCGCATCCTTCACTACCTCGGCTCCCAAGCCTTCAGCTTCCCCCTCCTCGTACTGCTCAG CCTTGTCCTGACCGTGTGCGTCTCCCAGTCCCAGGCCAATGCGAGGGCCATCCGGGGGCTCCGGAAGCAGCTGGTGTGG caagtCCAGGAGAAGTGGCACCTAGTGGATGACCTGTCGCGACTGCTGCCGGAGCCGGGCCCCGGCGATTCTCTAAGACCCGAGTCCCCTCTCTCCCGAAGTTCGCGCCCGCGGTCCTTCTGCCCCGGATTCCCGTGCCCAGGTTCCCCGGGATCCAGGTCCCCCAGGCCCGGGCCCTCCCTCAAGGATCCCACAGAGTTGCGAGGTGTCCCGGTCGCTGCCCATAGATTCCGCTTCCCCAGCGGTTCGAAGCTATAG